In the genome of Arabidopsis thaliana chromosome 4, partial sequence, the window CTCCATCAGCTGAACTGGAGAAACAAAGCTTCAATTTTGCACCAAAtcatcataaataaaaacaataaatgacTCGAGAATTTCTCACAAGTGAGAGAGACgactaattaatatataccCAGTGAAAAGCAGAGATTTTGATGGATGGAAGGAAACATCCATAACAGAGTGACGGTGCCCTCTAAGCACAGCCACTGGATCAGGCGGAGGTCTCTTACTCATCTCTGATTCAACTACtacacaaaaccaaactcttGTAATAGAGAAACCAAGCGAACACACAACTTAATCGAATCCAAGTCTCAGACTTTAACAACAGGAACACCGAGAAAGAGAAAGCCTTTGAAACTCTCCCTTATATCAAAAACTACGTGTCGTttaatattaacttttttctaaAACGGCACAATGTGCAAATGTATTCATATAGCGGATAACAATATCCAAGTTTCCAAACAAACCAACTCTGAAACTGTTTCACTCACATAATAAGAGAACGAAGAGCTAATTGCTGAAGAATCCGACGAAAATGGCTCCGAGATCAGATTCACAAACCCTAGCCACCGGCTCCGACGAAAATGAATCCTCAATCGATCCGATCTTCCACATTCTCCGTATCATCCCTTTCTCCTTCCTCCGACCACCACGTCTTCGTCTCAAGCTCCCTTCCTTCACTCTCCCATCTCCAATGACTGTCTTCTCACTGATTCTCCTCACTTACTTCCTCGTCGTCTCCGGTTTCGTCTACGACGTGATTGTCGAGCCTCCAGGTATCGGATCGACACAGGATCCAATCACCGGGTCAGTAAGACCCGTCGTGTTTATGTCGGGTCGGGTCAATGGTCAATACATCATTGAAGGTCTTTCTTCCGGATTCATGTTCGTACTCGGTGGGATTGGAATCATAATGTTGGATCTGGCATTGGATAAGAATCGAGCTAAGAGTGTTAAAGCATCTTATGCAACAGCTGGAGTCTCCTCCATTGTGATTGCTTATGTTATGAGTATGCTCTTCATTCGCATTAAGATCCCTGGTTATCTCCGTTAGAGGGTTAGATCACTTTTGGCTTCAATTCTGTAATTGGATCTTTAGTATAAGATCGATCATTAGAAAAAAtgtgactttttgttttgtttgtttgctaaaGCTTAtgtgtttcttgtttgataaTGAGAATTTAGCTTTGAATGTTAGTATCTGCACTTGCATTATTGTTGAATTTTGcgttgaagaagataatgggAAATTTTCTGTAACAGTTATATGACAACACAAACAATAAAGTAGAGATTTTTGAAGTTTGGTTTGTTGGATCGCTTTGTTGCTTCAGGTGTTGTTGACTAAGGCTTGGAAGTTGAGGTCTGCAATAATATTGCAGATGCAGATTTCTAATTTCACAAAGAAGTTCCAACACAGAAATGCTATATGTAAAAGAAATATCGgtcaaaattgttatttatgattttaattacATGATTTACAATAAGAAGTAATGAAATCTGAATGCTGTGTATTTACATACTTTATACATTTAGTGATGAATTTAAGTAAATGATTGATAGATTCAAAATTGTGTTTGCTGTGTGCATTGTTCTTATCTGCTGAAATAGGTTCTTGGGGAGAAGAGACGTCGAGGTGAGCACGTCACAGGAAACTTGGTGGAAGTTAGGATATCAATGGGACGGTACTCAGGCATGATGAGCCCTTCTCGCTCTTCCCTGGTCCAAACCCTTGATCTGCCATTGAATGTCCCGTACTTGACTAGTTTACGGAAACcccatgtcttcttctttgctgcGGTGTTCACCAGTTTACCATTCATCTTTTGGCTCAGATACTCTCGCACCGCATGCAAGCTCTGTTCCACAACCTCAATGGGTGGGGAGACGAGTGGGTTTCCTTCCGCGCTCAGTTTTCGTAGGCGCCTCATGCATCCAATAGACTCAGGCAACACTGTTATCTTGTTGTAGCTAATATCCAGTTCGAGGAGGTTCAGGAGAAGACCGATAGAAGATGGAAGAGCAGAAAGATACTGGAAGTTCTGACTGACATTGAGGATTTCGAGGTTGATGAGGTTCTCGAGGTCCTCAGGGAGGATCATAAGGCAATTGAGACGAGCATCGAGGACACGCAGGGAAGTGAGGCAGGTGATGGTGGCTGGTAGGCTAATGAGCTTGTTTGAGTTGACACAGAGCTTTTTCAGATTGGTTAGTTCTAAGCCTATGTTGTCTGGTAATCTAATCAGCTCGTTGAAGTTGGCGTTTAGTTCTTCGAGTGACCTggaaaatccaaaacaaaagaaaacagaggaatttaTCAGCATTATCATCATATATGATTGGTTTGGTCCAGATTTGGTTGAGGTGTGAAACCTGCAATTTTGAATAGTTTGGGGGAGGGAAACGAGAAAGTTGCCGGAGACATTAAGGATCTTGAGCTTAGAAAGACAACCAATGGAGTTTGGAAGAGCTTTGATCTGGTTTGAGTGAATATCCAATGCTATCAAGTTGAGTAATCTTGCTGTTAGAGATTCTGGTATTTTCTGTTACAATTCATAGACAAACCCCCAAAAAGAACATTAGAAACGTATATTCTGACTGTGTATGAGTGTATGCATAGAGATATGAACCTTGATATGATTGTTGGAGAGATCAAGCTTGCAAATATTTGCCAAATTGAGGGAAGGATTTGGGAGAGATTGTAATGCCATGCCACTCAAATTCACAACCTCTAGTCTCTCTTCCTCGTTGTTATTGTATGATGGTGACTTTGGCGATAAGGATGGTGAAagtggtgatgatggtggtgatgTACTCAagtccatcatcatcattgtcatCATGTGATCCTTTTGTCCATGTAATTGCTGATACTGATATGCATCTTCGCATATCATCgttttatgtgtgtttgtatGGAGGAAAAAGATGATAATGGTGAAATGATGTGGAATGAGTGATTCTTGATCTGCTTATAATGGCAACACAGAGAGATTAAGGAGGTTATGTATGGACGATCAAACTTTAGTGGGAAATTGAAGGAAATGAATACTCTTCGGAAATTAATGATTTGTAATTAAGGAAATTATAAAAGGTGATTAGCTGATGAAGGAGAGATACTCATGCGTCGCCAAGTTTTTCTAAACACCTGATCGAAAAATGTTAGAGCTACCCGCAAATCACtcataagtaaaaaaataaaataaaaaagttccCATAAATTTCATTTCAACTTTGAGACTAATTTTATAATCAGAGTCTGAAAtgtaacaaatcaaaatttgtggggttaaaacagaaataattaaaaatatgccACTTGTAATAATTCCAAAGCAAGCTCTGGTGACACGATCATCGGAACAAAATAGAGTACCCGGTGACGATGATGACCACGTTAACGGCGACAGTGCCGGAATTTCTACCCCCGTCGCTAAAATCCACCAGAGGATATTTCAATTCTCATAGTGAATTTGGCGTTTCAATCTCTAAATTTAGTCGGAGAAGATTTCACAATCCGACCAGAGTCTTCGCCGTTTCAGATATCAGTAAGCTCGTGACGGAGTTTGATCCGAAGATTCCATTGGAGAGAGCATCTACTCCGCCGAGCTCGTGGTACACTGATCCTCAATTCTACAGTTTCGAGCTCGATCGTGTCTTCTATGGAGGATGGCAAGCCGTAGGTTAGGACAATTCACACTCACTGAGTGTTAAAACTGTTTCtctaaagtttttaactttagCTATTACATATGTTTCAGGCTACTCTGATCAGATTAAGGAGAGTCGTGACTTTTTCACCGGGAGGTTAGTAACCACATGCATTAAGATTTGTTCAATGTATGTATGAGAATTTTGTGAGAAAGATAGAAACATTGGTGCAGGCTTGGAGATGTAGATTTTGTTGTGTGTAGAGATGAGAATGGAAAGATACATGCTTTCCATAATGTATGCTCTCACCATGCCTCGATCTTGGCTTCTGGAAATGGGAGAAagtcttgttttgtttgccTTTATCATGTAAGCTCCACGATGAACTTGAAACCGTAACTCAACTGATTATGCGCTGAATGAATACGGTTTTGAGTCATGTTATGTGATTCTTTGTGGCAGGGATGGACTTATAGCTTGAGTGGATCGCTTGTCAAAGCTACTAGAATGAGTGGGATAcagaatttttctttaagtGTATGTGGTCTctcactttgtttttgttttataagaCGATATAGTGTGAGTTCTTACATTTGACTGTTTAAGGAATAGGAAATGGGACTGAAACCTCTAAGAGTGGCTGTGTGGGGACCTTTTGTGCTTCTCAAGGTGACTGCAGCCACATCGAGGAAGGGAGAAGTTGAGACCGATGAATTAGTGGCATCAGAATGGCTTGGTACTTCCGTGGGGAGGTTGAGCCAAGGTGGAGTTGATTCCCCGCTTAGTTATATATGCAGACGTGAATACACCATTGATTGTAATTGGAAGGTGAAATCTTGTTCTGACTATATACCCttttaaaaacagaataaGAAGGACTGGTGATGAATGGATCACTGAAAACTTTTGCAGGTGTTCTGTGATAACTACTTAGATGGTGGCTATCATGTACCTTATGCACATAAAGGTTTGATGTCGGGACTTGATCTCGAAACCTATTCTACAACGGTATATTTCTTTTGGTGAATCTGAACTAGGGCCAAAATCTGACTTTCAGCACATGATTCTAATCTTTAGTTAGTTGCTTCTTGTGATGAACTTTATGGTTTAAGATATCAGATATTCGAAAAGGTTAGTATCCAAGAATGTGGAGGTGGTTCAAAGGTTGGCGAAGACGGTTTTGATAGGCTTGGATCTGAAGCTCTATACGCGTTTGTCTACCCAAATTTCATGATAAATAGGTAACATACATCAAGTCCATTGCTCAACTCAACTTCCAATAACTTGACTCGACTCACTCTGCATGGTTTATGTTTAATAGGTATGGACCTTGGATGGACACCAATCTAGTGCTACCTTTAGGACCAAGGAAATGTAAAGTTGTCTTCGATTATTTTCTTGATCCTTCTTTAAAGGTAAAACAAACCAACAACATTAACCTATATTTGTCCCGCCCTGTATTTATAGCATGGAGTCTTTGAAATCTTCTTTTGGCTTTAGGATGATGAAGCTTTCATCAAGAGAAGTTTGGAAGAAAGCGATAGAGTTCAGGTACGATAAATGAATGAATCTCATTATACCAAAAATAGTGCCGCTTAAAGAGACATAAGTTTGTGTAAGTTTTGGTGAATCAGATGGAAGATGTTATGTTGTGTGAGAGTGTTCAGAGGGGTCTCGAATCTCAAGCCTATGACAAAGGAAGATATGCTCTTGTGGAGAAACCAATGCATCACTTCCATTGTTTGCTACATCACAATCTCAAACTGTgaacatatatgtatgtatttatGTGAATATTCTACAGTTCTACTCTCTCTGCACCAAACATAAAATGAAGCCTCTTTGTATAGAGATTGCTTTTTTACTTGGGACACAATAAGTCACTTCGTTTAGATTACTCCGGACTTTGAGCATTTAAGGATTAACGTAACAAGCTTAAccactaaacaaaaataggtttattttttatctgtATTAAACCGAAGATGCCGTTTGCGAAAATACTGAGAGAAAAGAGGTAAACGTATTCACAAGTACCACTAAAAGCCACCTTTGGTATTAaactgttttctcttttcaaacTAATTATTAACCTGAAAATCAACagaaaaattcaaagttttaGATGCGTTTAGTGGCTTGGCTAATAGCGAAGAAAAGGTAACTTAAGTACCTGATGAGTTCCTTCTCCACCGGTTTATTCTAAAGTATTGACTAACCGGAGTTTCTGGAACCGGTATCAATTTTCCGATCACCGCCAAAGGCCAACTGGTTACATAACATAAAACAGAATTTATCTGGTAAGCTTACGAAAAAAGCATCTACTAAATCTTGTTTTCACCAACTCAAAACTCTTTGATGACAAAGTTAACAAACAAACCTGATAGAACCGATTCCGATACAGACGAGCCACATCTCCCAATCAAGCTTAGTCGTTGAGGCAAATGTTCCAAGGAACTCGACGATGACTACCTATTAAACAGTTAACAACAAAGCAATAAACGGTATGTCTTATGTATTAAGTGACTACATTTGCTTTGCAGGAACATGTGAGAGAGAATCAGTACCTGGAGCACAATGGTGATAGAGATGATGCCCACAAAAAGGTGATTCCTGAGAACTCCTCGGAAAATGTTTATTTCATCTGGCTTCCGTGCATTGAACTCGTTGAATACCTAACAAATTTAACAATCAGTTTGTTTTCTGTCGTCCCCTAGCCTTTTTATACAGAGAAGTCAGTATCTTTTACCTGGCAGATGACAAAGGCATTGAAGATGACTGTATTCTTCACTCTCTCAGCATTTGGCTTACTCTTCAGATGCAGGATACTTATTCCACGGAAATTGAGGATTAACAAGACTGTCACTTGGTACATCGCCTAATAATTTGCAAAACAGTTGGAGCAGCAGAAAAGGCTTAACCATTGTGTTCTTAGAGATGCTAGGGaggtaagaaaaagaagaagaggataacTTACTTGTATAAACAAGTTTCTCCACATGATATTTGTGATGAGAGGTTCTCTGAGAGCAAAAGATAAATCCAATTATTGTGCAAATTGAAGAGAAACTGAGAGCACTCTATAGTTGAACAAGACTTAACACGCATGCTCAAGTCTGATAAGAAGTGGTACCTTCTGCCAACAGGCGCTCGATCCATTAAGTGATCGGTTGGTGGCTCAGTGGCTAAAGCAAGAGCCCCAAGAGTATCCATTATAAGATTGACCCAAAGGAGCTACATAGGTAAGGGATAAGACTTTTTACCAAGTTCTGAAGTGAATACTTTTGTGcagatg includes:
- a CDS encoding Oligosaccharyltransferase complex/magnesium transporter family protein (Oligosaccharyltransferase complex/magnesium transporter family protein; FUNCTIONS IN: molecular_function unknown; INVOLVED IN: biological_process unknown; LOCATED IN: plasma membrane; EXPRESSED IN: 22 plant structures; EXPRESSED DURING: 13 growth stages; CONTAINS InterPro DOMAIN/s: Oligosaccharyltransferase complex/magnesium transporter (InterPro:IPR021149); BEST Arabidopsis thaliana protein match is: Oligosaccharyltransferase complex/magnesium transporter family protein (TAIR:AT2G19340.2); Has 217 Blast hits to 217 proteins in 79 species: Archae - 0; Bacteria - 0; Metazoa - 154; Fungi - 0; Plants - 47; Viruses - 0; Other Eukaryotes - 16 (source: NCBI BLink).), encoding MAPRSDSQTLATGSDENESSIDPIFHILRIIPFSFLRPPRLRLKLPSFTLPSPMTVFSLILLTYFLVVSGFVYDVIVEPPGIGSTQDPITGSVRPVVFMSGRVNGQYIIEGLSSGFMFVLGGIGIIMLDLALDKNRAKSVKASYATAGVSSIVIAYVMSMLFIRIKIPGYLR
- the PIRL7 gene encoding plant intracellular ras group-related LRR 7 (plant intracellular ras group-related LRR 7 (PIRL7); CONTAINS InterPro DOMAIN/s: Leucine-rich repeat (InterPro:IPR001611); BEST Arabidopsis thaliana protein match is: plant intracellular ras group-related LRR 6 (TAIR:AT2G19330.1); Has 62582 Blast hits to 28443 proteins in 1064 species: Archae - 25; Bacteria - 6458; Metazoa - 27380; Fungi - 2135; Plants - 22921; Viruses - 26; Other Eukaryotes - 3637 (source: NCBI BLink).) codes for the protein MICEDAYQYQQLHGQKDHMMTMMMMDLSTSPPSSPLSPSLSPKSPSYNNNEEERLEVVNLSGMALQSLPNPSLNLANICKLDLSNNHIKKIPESLTARLLNLIALDIHSNQIKALPNSIGCLSKLKILNVSGNFLVSLPQTIQNCRSLEELNANFNELIRLPDNIGLELTNLKKLCVNSNKLISLPATITCLTSLRVLDARLNCLMILPEDLENLINLEILNVSQNFQYLSALPSSIGLLLNLLELDISYNKITVLPESIGCMRRLRKLSAEGNPLVSPPIEVVEQSLHAVREYLSQKMNGKLVNTAAKKKTWGFRKLVKYGTFNGRSRVWTREEREGLIMPEYRPIDILTSTKFPVTCSPRRLFSPRTYFSR
- a CDS encoding choline monooxygenase, putative (CMO-like) (choline monooxygenase, putative (CMO-like); FUNCTIONS IN: electron carrier activity, oxidoreductase activity, iron ion binding, 2 iron, 2 sulfur cluster binding; INVOLVED IN: oxidation reduction, cellular aromatic compound metabolic process; LOCATED IN: chloroplast; EXPRESSED IN: 22 plant structures; EXPRESSED DURING: 13 growth stages; CONTAINS InterPro DOMAIN/s: Rieske [2Fe-2S] iron-sulphur domain (InterPro:IPR017941), Aromatic-ring-hydroxylating dioxygenase, alpha subunit (InterPro:IPR001663); Has 7402 Blast hits to 7400 proteins in 1015 species: Archae - 31; Bacteria - 4374; Metazoa - 10; Fungi - 153; Plants - 102; Viruses - 0; Other Eukaryotes - 2732 (source: NCBI BLink).); this encodes MMTTLTATVPEFLPPSLKSTRGYFNSHSEFGVSISKFSRRRFHNPTRVFAVSDISKLVTEFDPKIPLERASTPPSSWYTDPQFYSFELDRVFYGGWQAVGYSDQIKESRDFFTGRLGDVDFVVCRDENGKIHAFHNVCSHHASILASGNGRKSCFVCLYHGWTYSLSGSLVKATRMSGIQNFSLSEMGLKPLRVAVWGPFVLLKVTAATSRKGEVETDELVASEWLGTSVGRLSQGGVDSPLSYICRREYTIDCNWKVFCDNYLDGGYHVPYAHKGLMSGLDLETYSTTIFEKVSIQECGGGSKVGEDGFDRLGSEALYAFVYPNFMINRYGPWMDTNLVLPLGPRKCKVVFDYFLDPSLKDDEAFIKRSLEESDRVQMEDVMLCESVQRGLESQAYDKGRYALVEKPMHHFHCLLHHNLKL